The Thomasclavelia ramosa DSM 1402 genome includes a region encoding these proteins:
- a CDS encoding glycosyltransferase family 2 protein: MGVTNFVDSTKKTPTFINDEITGIKVQYLKIILANLKENNELFVYSNDIEIAYNKKMISDDGDIQIELEIPKDCKEIRVCCLSGKCLIDVYRLKISYAFKIRSLFKKIFSIINRSIIVFGRGMRFLWREHRMMIPPTLWRKYFIRFFSRVKERGEILWNPFIQDDYHKWIQKFEKNNIDKEQEYNPLISILIPVYNVERKFLSECLDSILNQTYQNYEVCIVDDCSTNLETINTLKEYENKDTRIVVKTRLINGHISKASNDALEIARGEFICLVDNDDTLAPNALYENVALLNKHKDADFIYSDEDKLDLRGERCEPHFKSDFAPDTLLGINYICHLAVLRTSLVREVGGFTVGLEGVQDHDLFLRITEKTKNIYHIPKILYHWRMIEGSTSLSVDNKAYAVKKGIETIESTLKRRGVKANVKSLGNSTVYGIEYVLDTEPSVSIIVPTRDFADVTEKCLESIYKLTNYSNFEVVIVDNRSEKQETMELFEKYQMRYENFRVIKADMEFNYSAINNLAVNTCKSDVLVLLNNDTEVLTPNWLKLMVSYAIQKHIGAVGAKLLYPDMTIQHGGVLLGVGNAVAAHAFISHPRDDEGVYGRLKIPYNYSAVTAACLAVERKKYIQVGGLDETLKVAYNDVDFNLKLLDAGYYNLFIPQVELIHYESKSRGLDSTSEKYKQFLAENNYMHKKWAKYIECDPYYNKNLSKLGLYMLNRNID; this comes from the coding sequence ATGGGAGTTACAAACTTTGTTGACTCAACTAAAAAAACACCGACTTTTATTAATGATGAAATCACGGGTATAAAGGTTCAATATTTAAAAATTATACTAGCTAATTTAAAAGAAAATAATGAACTCTTTGTTTATAGTAATGATATAGAAATTGCTTATAATAAAAAAATGATATCAGATGATGGGGATATTCAAATTGAATTAGAAATTCCTAAAGATTGTAAAGAGATAAGAGTTTGTTGTTTAAGCGGTAAATGTCTAATAGATGTTTATAGATTAAAAATTTCTTATGCTTTTAAAATTAGAAGTTTATTTAAAAAGATTTTTTCTATAATAAATAGATCAATTATTGTATTTGGGCGAGGTATGAGATTTTTATGGCGTGAACATAGGATGATGATTCCTCCAACATTATGGAGAAAATATTTTATTCGTTTTTTTAGTCGAGTGAAGGAACGAGGTGAGATATTATGGAATCCGTTTATTCAAGATGATTATCATAAATGGATTCAGAAATTTGAGAAAAATAATATTGATAAAGAACAGGAATATAATCCCTTAATATCAATCCTTATACCAGTTTATAATGTTGAGAGAAAATTTTTATCAGAGTGTTTAGATTCGATTTTAAATCAAACATATCAAAATTATGAAGTATGTATAGTTGATGATTGTTCAACAAATCTGGAAACGATTAACACGTTAAAAGAATATGAAAATAAAGATACCCGTATAGTAGTTAAAACTAGGTTAATTAACGGACATATTTCAAAGGCTTCAAATGATGCACTTGAAATTGCACGTGGTGAGTTTATTTGTTTAGTTGATAATGATGATACGCTAGCACCAAATGCTTTATATGAAAATGTAGCTTTATTAAATAAACATAAAGATGCTGATTTCATTTATAGTGATGAAGACAAATTAGATTTGCGGGGTGAAAGATGTGAGCCGCACTTTAAGTCTGATTTTGCACCAGATACTTTATTAGGTATAAATTATATTTGTCATCTTGCAGTTTTGCGGACTTCATTAGTTAGAGAAGTTGGTGGTTTCACAGTTGGTCTAGAAGGAGTTCAGGACCATGATTTATTTTTACGAATAACTGAAAAAACAAAGAATATATATCACATCCCAAAAATCTTATATCATTGGAGAATGATTGAGGGCTCAACATCTTTATCAGTTGATAATAAAGCTTATGCAGTGAAAAAGGGAATAGAAACTATAGAGAGTACCCTAAAAAGGCGAGGCGTAAAAGCAAATGTTAAAAGTTTAGGGAATAGTACAGTTTATGGGATTGAGTATGTATTAGATACAGAACCAAGTGTATCTATTATTGTCCCAACTAGAGATTTTGCAGATGTGACAGAAAAGTGCTTAGAATCTATTTACAAATTAACAAATTATAGTAATTTTGAAGTTGTAATTGTGGATAATAGAAGCGAAAAGCAAGAAACTATGGAATTGTTTGAAAAATATCAAATGAGATATGAAAATTTTAGAGTTATTAAAGCTGATATGGAGTTTAATTATTCTGCAATAAATAATTTAGCAGTAAATACATGCAAGTCAGATGTATTAGTACTTCTTAATAACGATACAGAAGTACTTACGCCAAACTGGTTAAAATTGATGGTATCTTATGCAATACAGAAACATATCGGAGCAGTTGGAGCAAAATTATTATATCCAGATATGACGATTCAACATGGTGGAGTTTTGCTCGGAGTAGGGAATGCGGTGGCTGCTCATGCTTTTATTAGTCATCCTAGGGATGATGAGGGAGTATATGGGCGTTTAAAAATACCTTATAATTATTCAGCTGTAACGGCAGCTTGTTTAGCAGTAGAACGAAAAAAATATATACAAGTTGGGGGACTAGATGAGACTTTAAAGGTTGCATATAATGATGTTGATTTTAATTTAAAATTACTAGATGCAGGATATTATAATTTATTTATTCCGCAAGTTGAATTAATTCATTATGAGTCAAAAAGCAGAGGACTTGATTCAACTAGTGAAAAGTATAAACAATTCTTGGCAGAGAATAATTATATGCATAAGAAGTGGGCTAAGTATATTGAATGTGATCCATATTACAATAAAAATTTAAGTAAGTTAGGTTTGTATATGTTAAATAGGAACATTGATTAG
- a CDS encoding glycosyltransferase family 2 protein: MKYRIEECEVCGIMNPTLVIRGWADSTINHIKIKSPDEILVKEIKKIRSRIVSFDYKIPLKKHTVYKVYLCNDELDIKVKVVRSNFIKRVWQKYKPRGIFINKVFGIIYDPLKREIIKFNKGTLNMQNENEYNEWLKNNDRFVEVKNFNYQPKISIVMPVYNVPGKYLSYCIESILKQTYQNFEICIADDCSTNIDTIETLKAYKNKDNRIKVIFREENGHISRATNSALSLASGEFIGLMDNDDTLDPHALNEVVNILNEDKNIDFIYTDEDKIDMGGKRSDPHFKPDFSLDTLYGGNYICHFSVIRKNIIEKIGGFRVGYEGAQDFDLFLRVSNETDKIYHIPKILYHWRMIPGSTAVGGDGAKNYAGEAGKRALEDYFKQKAISVKIDNIISTQYFVEYIFENEPKVDILVVFEGNNTSLNNFLRSVYTDNAYKNFVVNIINKDNKPLKIDTNFNHSVKLFINEKNVIETVNNIIQASDGEYIIFANEYCNFETYDWINLMVGYAKQNEIGAVGCKVMDKNKIVRNAGVILSEQSLFINAYECTSRNDYGNYGRLLVPYNYSIVSSHLMCVSKEKIHNLDTDFNLDFSLYDLCLRLLEDGLRNVVLPQVEVINTAYKRSSDIEQEKIFQRKNKMHIGNDRYYNVNLSKEKAFRLKKI; encoded by the coding sequence ATGAAGTATAGAATAGAAGAATGTGAAGTATGTGGTATTATGAATCCAACATTAGTTATACGAGGTTGGGCGGATTCAACAATTAACCATATTAAAATTAAATCACCTGATGAAATTTTAGTGAAAGAAATAAAAAAAATTAGATCTAGAATAGTATCATTTGATTATAAAATACCTTTAAAAAAACATACAGTATATAAAGTATACTTATGTAATGATGAATTAGATATTAAAGTTAAAGTTGTTCGTTCTAATTTTATAAAAAGAGTATGGCAAAAATATAAACCTAGAGGTATATTTATTAATAAGGTCTTTGGAATTATATATGATCCATTAAAGAGGGAAATAATAAAATTCAATAAGGGAACGTTAAATATGCAAAATGAGAATGAATATAATGAGTGGCTAAAAAATAACGATAGATTTGTTGAAGTGAAAAATTTTAATTATCAGCCTAAAATATCTATAGTTATGCCAGTTTATAATGTTCCTGGAAAGTACTTGAGTTATTGTATAGAATCCATTTTGAAACAAACATATCAAAATTTTGAAATTTGTATTGCTGATGACTGTTCAACTAATATTGATACAATTGAAACACTAAAAGCTTATAAAAATAAAGATAATAGGATAAAAGTTATTTTTAGAGAAGAAAATGGGCATATTTCTAGAGCAACAAATTCTGCTTTATCTTTAGCAAGTGGTGAATTTATAGGATTGATGGATAATGATGATACGTTAGATCCGCATGCATTAAATGAAGTAGTTAATATATTAAATGAGGATAAAAATATAGATTTTATATATACCGATGAAGATAAAATAGACATGGGTGGAAAAAGAAGTGATCCACATTTTAAACCTGATTTTTCGTTAGATACATTGTATGGTGGGAATTATATCTGTCACTTTAGTGTTATTAGAAAAAATATAATTGAAAAAATCGGCGGTTTTCGAGTTGGGTATGAAGGTGCACAAGATTTTGATTTATTTTTGAGAGTATCAAATGAAACTGATAAAATTTATCATATACCTAAAATTCTATATCATTGGAGAATGATTCCAGGTTCAACAGCTGTAGGTGGGGATGGTGCTAAAAACTATGCTGGGGAAGCAGGAAAACGTGCATTAGAGGATTATTTTAAACAAAAAGCTATTTCGGTTAAGATAGATAATATTATTAGTACACAATACTTTGTTGAATATATTTTCGAAAATGAACCAAAAGTAGATATTCTTGTTGTTTTTGAAGGTAATAACACATCATTAAATAATTTTTTAAGATCAGTATATACTGATAATGCTTATAAAAATTTTGTTGTAAATATTATAAATAAAGATAACAAACCATTGAAAATAGATACAAATTTTAATCACAGTGTTAAGCTTTTTATTAATGAGAAAAATGTTATTGAGACAGTAAATAATATTATTCAAGCAAGTGATGGTGAATACATAATATTTGCAAATGAGTATTGTAATTTTGAGACATATGATTGGATTAACTTGATGGTTGGCTATGCAAAACAAAATGAAATAGGTGCTGTTGGTTGTAAAGTTATGGATAAAAATAAGATTGTAAGAAATGCTGGAGTTATATTAAGCGAGCAATCTTTATTTATAAATGCTTATGAATGTACTAGTAGAAATGATTATGGGAATTATGGTAGGCTATTAGTACCATATAATTATTCTATAGTAAGTAGTCATTTAATGTGTGTTTCAAAAGAAAAAATACATAATTTAGATACCGATTTTAATTTAGATTTTTCGCTATATGATTTATGTTTGAGATTGTTAGAGGATGGTTTGAGAAATGTTGTTTTACCACAAGTAGAAGTTATTAATACAGCATACAAAAGAAGTTCAGATATTGAGCAAGAGAAAATTTTTCAAAGAAAGAATAAAATGCATATAGGGAATGATAGATATTATAATGTAAACCTTTCAAAAGAAAAAGCGTTTAGATTAAAAAAAATATAA
- a CDS encoding DUF2142 domain-containing protein, translating into MKFKNILSQIFNGLKKISYQWQIYRDKSFASSILKFFPKNFLLVIFLICSFIIIFNEYAANNNSVIYRNNHLYSSNVGAIYKEPIEFSLDRKNVDQDFDILSIKFATYDRINDSDYTLSVMDKNNVVYETNFNTKKFGDNEYEDFYLNDTIDSKRLKDYTVKISPIKTDTSNNITVLCNEENGDIAVAYKVSKSPLNISTFIIIGMIILFFILMKIVNERKIIHEKFLILALIFIAFATILTPPYQVPDERLHYLRTLQLSQYNFSKTPSENLGSREIIVPDNLDDVNYSRAEATDAVTDVGLIGDSMVEGRNIEKRYNSSIGGSAVMVAYLLPSIILRLVDCFTNSPLVLFYTGRLVCLGINFLLTYYAIKLTPKFKNTMLIVALMPMSIQSMISYSYDGLLNACILLFIATCLKMIYDKENKINKRYLSISVIMLFMIISIKLPYALLGVLYFFIPSYKFNNSVKKTASIFIVLFATYLSTLLLSKVMSIGALTTSVVSNSGNEQSNFTYILNNPLEIFSIAKNTFKEKIVFYIDSLVGYFGYFSIKMHTIFQYAYLIMAGGLILTEESNFKKKERIFYFLIVLTVIAGIFGALYFAWSGYQLSYVEGVQGRYFIPLILPTIMIFSFRKKILTIKNSTIFSFIDIILLNYIILLLVYNF; encoded by the coding sequence ATGAAGTTTAAAAATATTTTGTCGCAAATATTTAATGGTTTAAAAAAAATAAGTTATCAATGGCAAATATATAGGGATAAATCTTTTGCAAGTAGTATTTTAAAATTTTTTCCTAAAAACTTTTTGCTTGTTATATTTTTAATCTGTTCATTTATAATTATATTTAATGAGTATGCAGCAAATAATAATAGTGTTATATATAGAAATAATCATTTATATTCGAGTAATGTAGGGGCTATATATAAAGAACCAATAGAATTTAGCCTAGATAGAAAAAATGTTGATCAAGATTTTGATATCTTAAGTATTAAATTTGCAACATATGATAGAATAAATGATTCAGATTATACTTTATCGGTAATGGACAAAAATAATGTAGTATATGAAACAAATTTCAATACAAAAAAATTTGGTGATAATGAGTATGAGGATTTTTATCTCAATGATACAATAGATAGTAAGCGTCTAAAAGATTATACCGTGAAAATATCACCAATTAAAACAGATACTAGTAATAATATAACTGTTTTGTGTAATGAGGAAAATGGGGATATAGCGGTAGCGTATAAGGTAAGCAAAAGTCCTTTGAACATAAGCACTTTTATAATCATTGGAATGATTATATTGTTTTTTATTTTGATGAAGATTGTTAATGAAAGAAAAATAATACATGAAAAGTTTTTGATATTAGCTTTAATTTTTATTGCGTTTGCAACTATATTAACGCCACCATATCAAGTTCCCGACGAGAGATTGCATTATTTAAGGACTCTACAATTATCTCAATATAATTTTTCAAAAACACCATCAGAAAATTTGGGAAGCAGAGAGATAATTGTACCAGACAACTTAGATGATGTTAATTATAGTAGAGCAGAAGCAACTGATGCAGTCACGGATGTTGGATTGATAGGTGATAGCATGGTAGAGGGGCGAAATATTGAAAAAAGATATAATTCAAGTATAGGTGGAAGTGCTGTAATGGTCGCTTATTTATTACCTTCTATTATTTTAAGGTTAGTTGACTGTTTTACGAACTCACCATTAGTTTTATTTTACACAGGCAGATTAGTCTGCTTAGGAATAAATTTTCTTCTCACCTACTATGCAATTAAATTAACTCCTAAGTTCAAAAATACGATGCTTATAGTTGCATTGATGCCGATGTCTATTCAATCAATGATTTCATATTCGTACGATGGATTATTAAATGCATGTATATTGCTATTTATAGCAACATGTCTAAAAATGATATATGATAAAGAAAATAAGATAAATAAAAGATATTTGTCTATTTCAGTGATAATGCTATTTATGATAATTAGTATAAAATTACCATATGCATTATTAGGAGTTTTATACTTCTTTATACCATCTTATAAGTTTAATAATAGTGTAAAAAAGACAGCAAGTATTTTTATTGTTTTATTTGCTACATATCTATCGACGTTGTTATTATCAAAGGTTATGAGTATAGGGGCGTTGACCACTTCTGTAGTTTCAAATAGTGGAAATGAACAATCAAATTTTACGTATATATTAAATAATCCATTAGAAATATTTTCAATTGCAAAAAATACTTTTAAAGAAAAAATCGTCTTTTATATCGATTCGTTAGTTGGTTATTTTGGATACTTTTCTATAAAAATGCATACAATATTTCAATATGCCTATTTAATCATGGCAGGTGGGCTAATACTGACGGAAGAAAGTAATTTTAAGAAAAAAGAAAGAATATTTTATTTTTTAATAGTGTTAACAGTTATTGCGGGAATTTTTGGTGCTCTATATTTTGCATGGTCAGGATATCAATTGTCATACGTAGAAGGAGTACAAGGAAGGTATTTTATACCATTAATTTTACCAACAATAATGATATTTTCATTTAGGAAAAAAATATTGACTATTAAGAATTCAACAATATTTTCTTTTATCGACATAATTTTACTTAATTATATAATTTTATTACTGGTTTATAATTTTTAA
- a CDS encoding glycosyltransferase family 2 protein, which produces MEQKILIIIPAYNEEKSIAEVYLNICNYNNEFGTNYDVIVINDGSTDDTKHICEINNIPVVNLIHNLGIGGAVQTGYKYARDNGYDFAIQFDGDGQHEVSCIKDILEPLYNDSADFVIGSRFIDKSSSEFKSSFARRIGIRIISNMIKFITGKRIHDITSGFRAANRRVILDFALSYPVEYPEPITNTELLKKGVRIQEIPVKMHEREAGISSINSWKNVYFMVNIILSVFVVGIRRWK; this is translated from the coding sequence ATGGAGCAAAAAATTCTTATAATAATACCTGCCTATAATGAAGAGAAAAGCATTGCAGAGGTTTATCTGAATATTTGTAATTACAATAATGAGTTTGGAACTAATTATGATGTAATTGTGATTAATGATGGATCAACAGATGATACTAAGCATATTTGTGAAATAAATAATATACCTGTAGTTAATTTGATCCATAATCTTGGTATAGGTGGAGCAGTACAGACTGGGTATAAATATGCGCGAGATAACGGATATGATTTCGCTATTCAATTCGATGGTGATGGGCAACATGAAGTTTCGTGTATTAAGGATATTTTAGAACCATTGTATAATGATTCAGCAGATTTTGTAATTGGGTCAAGATTTATTGATAAAAGCTCTAGTGAGTTTAAGTCAAGTTTTGCTAGAAGGATAGGTATTAGAATAATTTCAAATATGATAAAGTTTATTACTGGAAAAAGAATACACGATATAACATCTGGCTTTAGAGCAGCTAATCGGCGGGTTATTTTAGACTTTGCGTTATCTTATCCGGTGGAATATCCTGAACCAATAACAAATACAGAATTACTAAAAAAGGGCGTACGAATACAAGAAATACCAGTAAAGATGCATGAGAGAGAGGCTGGAATTTCATCAATAAATTCATGGAAAAATGTATACTTCATGGTAAATATTATACTTTCGGTTTTTGTTGTCGGAATTAGGAGGTGGAAATAA
- a CDS encoding DUF2304 domain-containing protein produces the protein MSFGTVLLVLGTGLLIFLVTLQLLRRGRIPVKFSILWFIVAVILLVVGIFPNFIVLISTRIGFISMSNMLVGILIFLLFAMCIALTVIVSGQATKITLLIQEVSMLKKKIVNEEKNNG, from the coding sequence ATGAGTTTTGGAACAGTACTTTTAGTTCTAGGAACAGGTTTATTAATATTCTTAGTAACATTACAATTATTAAGAAGGGGAAGAATACCAGTAAAATTTTCTATTTTGTGGTTTATTGTAGCAGTAATCTTGTTAGTTGTAGGGATTTTTCCAAATTTTATAGTGCTAATATCTACTAGAATAGGTTTTATATCTATGTCCAATATGCTGGTTGGAATACTTATATTTTTATTATTTGCAATGTGCATAGCTTTAACTGTGATTGTATCAGGGCAAGCAACAAAAATTACGTTACTAATTCAAGAAGTTTCAATGCTAAAGAAAAAAATAGTTAATGAGGAAAAAAATAATGGATAA